In Streptomyces sp. RFCAC02, the following proteins share a genomic window:
- a CDS encoding GNAT family N-acetyltransferase gives MTSTFPDISISTERLVLRPFEEADVRELVDMMNDELTVSWTSVPHPYTLDEARLWITRVAPSERLEGRGIVLAVTEHLTHRLVGVIHLSNTNWRARTTEVGYVVGPWARGEGYAAESVLAVVEWLFRDQHFERLELRTAAGNTASQQVAQKVGCISEGILRNAAIVRSRTEDGGWADIRTDLIVWGLLPEDLEDHPVA, from the coding sequence ATGACTTCCACCTTCCCCGACATCTCCATCAGCACGGAACGGCTCGTGCTGCGCCCGTTCGAGGAAGCCGACGTCCGCGAACTCGTCGACATGATGAACGACGAGCTGACCGTCTCCTGGACCTCCGTCCCCCACCCGTACACCCTCGACGAGGCGCGGCTGTGGATCACCCGCGTCGCCCCCTCCGAACGCCTGGAGGGCCGCGGCATCGTCCTCGCCGTCACCGAGCACCTCACCCACCGCCTCGTCGGCGTCATCCACCTGTCGAACACCAACTGGCGCGCCCGCACGACCGAGGTCGGCTACGTCGTCGGCCCGTGGGCGCGCGGCGAGGGCTACGCGGCCGAGTCCGTCCTCGCCGTCGTCGAGTGGCTCTTCCGCGACCAGCACTTCGAGCGCCTCGAACTCCGCACCGCCGCGGGCAACACCGCCTCCCAGCAGGTCGCCCAGAAGGTCGGCTGCATCAGCGAGGGCATCCTGCGCAACGCGGCCATAGTCCGCTCCCGCACCGAGGACGGCGGCTGGGCCGACATCCGCACCGACCTCATCGTCTGGGGCCTCCTGCCCGAGGACCTGGAGGACCACCCGGTCGCCTGA
- a CDS encoding methionine ABC transporter permease, producing the protein MTWDEMRPLLEQGTIDTLYMTFWSTLIALIGGLPLGVLLVLTDRGGPLRNAVVNKVIGVVVNIGRSLPFIILMVALIPVTRSIVGTAIGPTAAIVPLAIGAIPFFARLVETAVREVDHGLVEAVHAMGGGTWTVVLKVLLPQSLPSLVAGLTTTFIAVIGYSAMAGAVGGGGLGTLALVYGYQRFEEGFTLITVVVLVVIVTAVQLIGDGLVRLLARRERTS; encoded by the coding sequence ATGACCTGGGACGAGATGCGGCCCCTGCTCGAACAGGGCACGATCGACACCCTCTACATGACCTTCTGGTCCACGCTGATCGCCCTCATCGGCGGCCTCCCGCTCGGCGTCCTCCTCGTCCTCACCGACCGGGGCGGCCCGCTGCGCAACGCCGTCGTCAACAAGGTCATCGGCGTCGTGGTCAACATCGGCAGGTCCCTGCCGTTCATCATCCTCATGGTCGCGCTGATCCCCGTGACCCGCTCCATCGTCGGCACGGCGATCGGCCCGACGGCCGCCATCGTGCCGCTGGCGATCGGCGCCATCCCGTTCTTCGCCCGCCTCGTCGAGACGGCCGTGCGCGAGGTCGACCACGGCCTGGTCGAGGCCGTCCACGCCATGGGCGGCGGCACCTGGACCGTCGTGCTGAAGGTCCTCCTGCCGCAGTCGCTGCCGTCCCTCGTCGCCGGCCTGACCACGACCTTCATCGCCGTCATCGGCTACTCCGCCATGGCCGGCGCGGTCGGCGGCGGCGGCCTCGGCACCCTCGCCCTCGTCTACGGCTACCAGCGCTTCGAGGAGGGCTTCACGCTCATCACCGTCGTCGTCCTCGTCGTCATCGTCACGGCCGTCCAGCTCATCGGCGACGGACTCGTCCGCCTCCTGGCACGCCGCGAACGGACCTCCTGA
- a CDS encoding GNAT family N-acetyltransferase codes for MGMSVTIDTATDQDAEQILKLQYLCYQPEAELRGDYTIEPLTQTLAALRAEMRGTVVLAARLGAEVVGSVRGTVDADGTAAITRLIVHPRMQRHGLGGRLLVAIEDRLAAERAAARYRLRTSHRGADNPRLYRRLGYVPVATEEVARHLRSVTMEKEVTLAAA; via the coding sequence ATGGGCATGAGCGTCACGATCGACACCGCCACCGACCAGGACGCGGAGCAGATCCTCAAGCTCCAGTACCTCTGCTACCAGCCGGAGGCCGAACTGCGCGGCGACTACACCATCGAACCGCTGACCCAGACCCTCGCCGCGCTGCGCGCCGAGATGCGCGGGACCGTCGTCCTGGCCGCCCGCCTGGGCGCCGAGGTCGTCGGATCCGTCCGGGGCACGGTCGACGCGGACGGCACCGCCGCCATCACCCGCCTGATCGTCCACCCCCGCATGCAGCGGCACGGCCTCGGCGGCCGGCTGCTCGTCGCGATCGAGGACCGCCTCGCCGCCGAACGGGCCGCGGCGCGCTACCGCCTGCGCACGAGCCACCGCGGCGCCGACAACCCCCGCCTGTACCGGCGGCTCGGCTACGTACCGGTGGCCACCGAGGAGGTCGCCCGCCACCTGCGCAGCGTGACCATGGAGAAGGAGGTCACGCTCGCCGCCGCCTGA
- a CDS encoding glycerophosphodiester phosphodiesterase family protein: MSAHRPRRRAVLGAALAGTAAALTAARTSAPAAGGPPVPAGPPGRDPDRTGLATLRTPAVVAHRGACGYRPEHTIAAYTLGLDLGADMIEVDLVATKDGRLVCRHENEIGGTTDVAEHREFAGRRTTRTVDGERLTGWFTEDFTLEELRTLRAVERLPGRRPGNTRYDGRWPVPTYDEVLDWAADEGRRRDRQVWVCTETKHSAYFRSRGLEIEEPLARTLRRRGLAGADAPVVVQSFEPAAVRRIARLTDNPRVLLIDGEDGEGGRGGGGSTDDPTTPEALRRTARWAHAIGPSLDLVLPPGDADGTGRPTRLVADAHDAGLLVFGYTLRAENAFLPPSFRRGDDPDRHGDALRAARAYYATGIDGLYADQPDTALLAATDLRRSPES; this comes from the coding sequence ATGAGCGCTCACCGCCCCCGCCGACGAGCCGTCCTCGGCGCCGCACTCGCCGGCACCGCCGCCGCCCTGACCGCGGCCCGCACGTCCGCCCCCGCGGCGGGCGGCCCGCCGGTGCCGGCCGGCCCGCCCGGCCGTGACCCGGACCGCACCGGTCTGGCCACCCTGCGCACGCCCGCCGTCGTCGCCCACCGCGGCGCCTGCGGCTACCGCCCCGAGCACACCATCGCCGCCTACACCCTCGGACTCGATCTCGGCGCCGACATGATCGAGGTGGACCTCGTCGCGACGAAGGACGGCCGCCTCGTCTGCCGCCACGAGAACGAGATCGGCGGCACCACGGACGTCGCCGAGCACCGCGAGTTCGCCGGCCGCCGCACCACCCGCACCGTGGACGGCGAACGCCTCACCGGCTGGTTCACCGAGGACTTCACGCTGGAGGAGCTGAGGACCCTGCGCGCGGTCGAACGCCTCCCCGGCCGCCGCCCGGGCAACACGCGGTACGACGGCCGCTGGCCCGTCCCCACCTACGACGAGGTCCTCGACTGGGCCGCCGACGAGGGCCGCCGCCGCGACCGGCAGGTGTGGGTGTGCACCGAGACCAAGCACTCCGCGTACTTCCGCTCGCGCGGTCTGGAGATCGAGGAGCCCCTCGCCCGCACCCTGCGCCGCCGCGGCCTGGCGGGCGCCGACGCGCCCGTGGTCGTCCAGTCGTTCGAGCCGGCCGCCGTCCGCCGCATCGCACGCCTCACCGACAACCCGCGCGTCCTCCTCATCGACGGCGAGGACGGCGAGGGCGGCCGCGGCGGCGGTGGGAGCACGGACGACCCCACGACGCCCGAGGCCCTGCGCCGTACCGCCCGCTGGGCCCACGCGATAGGCCCCTCCCTCGACCTCGTCCTCCCGCCCGGCGACGCCGACGGCACCGGCCGCCCCACCCGCCTCGTCGCCGACGCCCACGACGCGGGGCTCCTCGTCTTCGGCTACACCCTCCGCGCCGAGAACGCCTTCCTGCCCCCCTCCTTCCGCCGCGGCGACGACCCCGACCGCCACGGCGACGCCCTCCGCGCCGCCCGCGCCTACTACGCCACCGGCATCGACGGCCTCTACGCCGACCAGCCCGACACCGCGCTGCTGGCCGCCACCGACCTCCGCCGTTCGCCCGAGTCGTGA
- a CDS encoding ATP-binding cassette domain-containing protein: MITTTDLTKVYRSRDREVTALDGVNLHVRPGEVFGVIGRSGAGKSTLIRCLNLLETPTSGTVTVDGQDLTALDTRRSHRAGRPLREARTRIGMIFQHFNLLTSRTVRGNVELPLEILGLTRRERARKAHELLDLVGLADKARAYPAQLSGGQKQRVGIARALAGDPKVLLSDEATSALDPGTTRSVLRLLRDLNEQLGLTVVLITHEMDVVKAVCDSAALMEGGRVVESGTVTDLLATPGSRLAHELFPVAGGSARAADDAAGTDDAGTVVDITFHGESAGRPVISQLSRTFDLDVSILGAAMDTVGGHQVGRMRIALPGTPGDNAPALAFLRERGLTVERPTGTADLAPTPAEDVRDTAEEEGTTR, encoded by the coding sequence GTGATCACCACCACGGACCTGACGAAGGTCTACCGCTCGCGCGACCGCGAGGTCACCGCCCTGGACGGCGTGAACCTCCATGTGCGCCCCGGCGAGGTCTTCGGCGTCATCGGCCGCAGCGGAGCCGGCAAATCCACCCTCATCCGGTGCCTCAACCTGCTGGAGACCCCGACCTCCGGCACCGTCACGGTCGACGGCCAGGACCTGACCGCGCTCGACACCCGCCGCTCCCACCGCGCGGGCCGCCCCCTGCGCGAGGCGCGCACCCGCATCGGCATGATCTTCCAGCACTTCAACCTGCTGACCTCCCGCACGGTGCGTGGCAACGTCGAACTGCCCCTGGAGATCCTCGGCCTCACCCGCCGCGAGCGGGCCCGCAAGGCCCATGAACTTCTCGACCTGGTCGGTCTCGCCGACAAGGCCCGCGCCTACCCCGCCCAGCTGTCCGGCGGCCAGAAGCAGCGCGTCGGCATAGCCCGCGCCCTCGCCGGCGACCCGAAGGTCCTGCTGTCCGACGAGGCGACCTCCGCGCTCGACCCCGGGACCACCCGCTCCGTCCTGCGGCTCCTGCGCGACCTGAACGAGCAGCTCGGACTCACCGTCGTGCTGATCACGCACGAGATGGACGTCGTGAAGGCCGTCTGCGACTCGGCGGCCCTCATGGAGGGCGGCCGCGTCGTGGAGTCCGGCACCGTCACCGACCTGCTGGCCACGCCCGGCTCCCGCCTGGCGCACGAGCTGTTCCCCGTCGCCGGCGGCAGCGCGCGCGCCGCCGACGACGCGGCCGGGACGGACGACGCCGGCACGGTCGTGGACATCACGTTCCACGGCGAGTCCGCCGGCCGGCCGGTCATCTCGCAGCTCTCCCGGACGTTCGACCTGGACGTCTCGATCCTCGGCGCCGCCATGGACACGGTCGGCGGCCACCAGGTCGGCCGGATGCGCATCGCGCTGCCCGGCACCCCCGGCGACAACGCCCCGGCCCTCGCGTTCCTGCGCGAACGGGGTCTCACCGTCGAGCGGCCCACCGGGACCGCGGACCTTGCCCCCACGCCGGCCGAGGACGTGCGCGACACCGCCGAAGAAGAGGGAACGACCCGATGA
- a CDS encoding MetQ/NlpA family ABC transporter substrate-binding protein, with product MRTSIKSALLGTAATALTLSLAACGTDSDPDTGGGDSGSGGQSDLSEPLTVAATPVPQAEILEFVRDNLAEDAGLDLRVQEFTDYVLPNTAVESGEVDANFFQHKPYLDDFNANQGTDIVPVVNVHLEPLGLYSNSITSADELSAGDTIGVPNDATNEARALQLLADNGVIELAEDAGADATPADITDDHGIEFEEIEAASLPRSLDDLDAAVINGNYAIESGLAPAEDALVLEAAEGNPYANFLAVKSGNEDDPRIQALAELLNSDEVKQFIEDTYDGSVIPAFGTPAS from the coding sequence GTGCGTACCTCCATCAAGAGCGCCCTCCTCGGCACCGCCGCGACCGCCCTCACCCTGAGCCTCGCGGCCTGCGGCACCGACTCCGACCCGGACACGGGCGGCGGCGACAGCGGCTCCGGCGGGCAGAGCGACCTCTCCGAGCCCCTGACCGTCGCGGCCACCCCCGTCCCGCAGGCCGAGATCCTCGAATTCGTCCGGGACAACCTCGCCGAGGACGCCGGCCTCGACCTGCGCGTGCAGGAGTTCACCGACTACGTCCTGCCCAACACCGCCGTCGAGAGCGGCGAGGTGGACGCCAACTTCTTCCAGCACAAGCCGTACCTCGACGACTTCAACGCCAACCAGGGCACGGACATCGTCCCCGTCGTCAACGTGCACCTCGAACCGCTCGGCCTCTACTCCAACTCGATCACCTCCGCCGACGAACTCTCCGCCGGCGACACCATCGGCGTGCCCAACGACGCCACCAACGAGGCCCGCGCCCTCCAGCTCCTCGCCGACAACGGCGTCATCGAGCTGGCCGAGGACGCCGGCGCCGACGCCACCCCGGCCGACATCACCGACGACCACGGCATCGAGTTCGAGGAGATCGAGGCCGCCTCGCTGCCCCGCTCCCTGGACGACCTGGACGCCGCCGTCATCAACGGCAACTACGCCATCGAGTCGGGCCTCGCCCCGGCCGAGGACGCCCTGGTCCTGGAGGCCGCCGAGGGCAACCCGTACGCCAACTTCCTCGCCGTCAAGAGCGGCAACGAGGACGACCCCCGCATCCAGGCCCTCGCCGAACTCCTCAACTCCGACGAGGTGAAGCAGTTCATCGAGGACACCTACGACGGCTCCGTCATCCCGGCGTTCGGCACCCCCGCCTCCTGA
- the cbiE gene encoding precorrin-6y C5,15-methyltransferase (decarboxylating) subunit CbiE, whose protein sequence is MADRVTVIGWDGAPLTPAAHSALRAATLVAGAPRHLALPDVPAHAERVTLGSVAVAARRVAAHRGTAVVLADGDPGFFGVVRALRDPVHGLEVEVVPAVSSVAAAFARAGMPWDDARVVTANRRTLRRAVNVCRAHSKVAVLTSPGAGPAEIALLLGPVHRTFVICEALGTDRERVSVLTSDTVPRRQWTDPNVVLVIGGAGVGREGDGSWLAGADPAAVPEPRGWGLAPAAYGPLAAPPPRLPGTPGGDFADRPGDSPRLRALALAALGPRTGDLMWDIGTGDGLAAVDAARFGAAVVAVDRDARACDRADALARALGVHLHVVRGAAPQVLQDLPEPDIVRVGGGGPRTLAACADRRPQRIVTHAVTRDGAEVADRVLTGAGYAVECTLLQSVELSTGDWSERGRAVCFLLTGARPSGSRRAPAHP, encoded by the coding sequence ATGGCCGACCGCGTCACCGTGATCGGATGGGACGGCGCGCCCCTCACCCCGGCCGCACACTCGGCCCTCCGCGCCGCCACCCTCGTGGCGGGCGCACCCCGCCACCTCGCCCTCCCCGACGTCCCGGCGCACGCGGAACGCGTGACGCTCGGCAGTGTCGCCGTCGCGGCCCGCCGCGTCGCCGCCCACCGGGGCACCGCCGTCGTCCTGGCCGACGGAGACCCAGGCTTCTTCGGCGTCGTCCGCGCCCTGCGCGACCCGGTGCACGGCCTGGAGGTCGAGGTCGTGCCGGCCGTCTCCTCCGTCGCCGCAGCCTTCGCCCGCGCCGGGATGCCCTGGGACGACGCCCGCGTCGTCACCGCGAACCGCCGCACGCTCCGCCGCGCCGTCAACGTCTGCCGCGCCCACTCCAAGGTCGCCGTCCTCACCTCACCGGGCGCGGGTCCCGCCGAGATCGCCCTGCTGCTCGGCCCGGTGCACCGGACGTTCGTCATCTGCGAGGCCCTCGGCACCGACCGCGAACGTGTCTCCGTCCTCACCTCGGACACCGTCCCGCGGCGCCAGTGGACCGATCCGAACGTCGTCCTCGTCATAGGGGGCGCGGGCGTCGGCCGCGAGGGCGACGGGAGCTGGCTCGCCGGTGCCGATCCGGCCGCCGTCCCCGAGCCGCGCGGCTGGGGGCTCGCCCCCGCCGCCTACGGCCCCCTCGCGGCGCCGCCGCCCCGGCTCCCCGGCACGCCCGGCGGGGACTTCGCCGACCGGCCCGGTGACAGTCCCCGCCTGCGGGCGCTCGCCCTCGCCGCGCTCGGGCCGCGCACCGGCGACCTGATGTGGGACATCGGCACCGGCGACGGGCTCGCCGCCGTGGACGCCGCCCGCTTCGGCGCCGCCGTCGTCGCCGTCGACCGGGACGCGCGGGCCTGCGACCGCGCCGACGCGCTGGCCCGCGCCCTCGGCGTCCACCTGCACGTCGTCCGGGGTGCAGCGCCACAGGTGCTCCAGGACCTGCCCGAGCCGGACATCGTCCGCGTCGGCGGCGGCGGCCCCCGCACGCTCGCCGCCTGCGCCGACCGGCGCCCGCAGCGCATCGTCACCCACGCCGTGACGCGCGACGGCGCCGAGGTGGCCGACCGGGTCCTCACGGGCGCCGGGTACGCCGTCGAGTGCACGCTGCTGCAATCGGTCGAACTCTCCACCGGCGACTGGTCGGAACGCGGACGCGCCGTCTGCTTCCTGCTCACC
- a CDS encoding lysophospholipid acyltransferase family protein, which yields MSRFVLMKVLVGPLLRLLFRPRVEGIERVPGHGPVILAGNHLTFIDSVILPLISKRQVFFIGKNEYVKGRGLKGWAMAWFFTASGMIPVDRDGGHGGVAALMTGRRVLEEGHVFGIYPEGTRSPDGRLYRGRTGIARLTLMTGAPVVPFAMIGTDRVQPGGKGLPRIGRGRRITVRFGQPLDFSRYEGMDRDRYVLRAVTDEVMTEVMRLSGQEYVDMYATKAKAA from the coding sequence TTGTCCCGATTCGTCCTCATGAAGGTGCTGGTCGGCCCGCTGCTGAGGCTGCTCTTCCGCCCACGGGTCGAGGGCATCGAACGCGTACCGGGCCACGGCCCCGTGATCCTCGCGGGCAACCACCTCACGTTCATCGACTCCGTCATCCTGCCCCTCATCAGCAAGCGGCAGGTCTTCTTCATCGGCAAGAACGAGTACGTCAAGGGGCGCGGCCTCAAGGGCTGGGCCATGGCGTGGTTCTTCACCGCATCCGGCATGATCCCCGTCGACCGGGACGGCGGGCACGGCGGCGTCGCGGCGCTGATGACCGGCCGGCGCGTCCTGGAGGAGGGGCACGTCTTCGGCATCTACCCCGAGGGCACGCGCTCGCCGGACGGGCGCCTGTACCGGGGGCGTACGGGCATCGCGCGCCTCACCCTGATGACGGGCGCGCCGGTGGTGCCGTTCGCGATGATCGGCACCGACCGGGTGCAGCCGGGCGGCAAGGGGCTGCCGCGCATCGGCCGGGGCCGCCGGATCACCGTCCGCTTCGGGCAGCCGCTGGACTTCTCGCGCTACGAGGGCATGGACCGCGACCGCTACGTGCTGCGCGCCGTCACCGACGAGGTGATGACCGAGGTGATGCGGCTCTCCGGCCAGGAGTACGTCGACATGTACGCCACCAAGGCGAAGGCCGCCTGA
- a CDS encoding aldo/keto reductase codes for MAFSRFRPEATPTARIGLGLAAVGRPGYINLGRARDLPADRTPGAMRDRAHALLDAAYAQGVRYLDAARSYGRAEEFLAGWLAARPDAAGDVVVGSKWGYTYTADWRADAEVHEVKDHGAATFDRQYAETGQLLDGALDLYQIHSVTPDSPALTDRAVLGRLTRLAASGVTVGLSTSGPAQADAIRAALEVTVDGRPLFGTVQSTFNVLEPSAGPALAEAHAAGLTVIVKEGMANGRLAADSAPPEVRRVAEAHGTGPDAVALAAVLHEPWAGVVLSGAATTGQLTANLAAARLRLTPDERAALTRLAEPPAAYWQTRAALPWT; via the coding sequence ATGGCGTTCTCCCGTTTCCGTCCCGAGGCCACCCCCACCGCCCGGATCGGCCTGGGCCTGGCCGCGGTCGGCCGTCCCGGCTACATCAACCTGGGCCGCGCCCGGGACCTCCCCGCGGACCGCACCCCCGGGGCCATGCGCGACCGCGCCCACGCCCTGCTCGACGCCGCGTACGCCCAGGGCGTGCGCTACCTGGACGCGGCCCGCTCCTACGGCCGCGCCGAGGAGTTCCTCGCCGGCTGGCTCGCCGCACGCCCCGACGCCGCGGGGGACGTCGTCGTCGGCAGCAAGTGGGGCTACACCTACACCGCCGACTGGCGCGCCGACGCCGAGGTCCACGAGGTGAAGGACCACGGCGCCGCGACGTTCGACCGGCAGTACGCGGAGACCGGCCAGCTCCTCGACGGCGCGCTCGACCTCTACCAGATCCACTCCGTCACCCCGGACAGCCCCGCCCTGACCGACCGGGCCGTCCTCGGCCGCCTGACCCGGCTCGCCGCGTCGGGCGTCACGGTGGGCCTGTCCACGAGCGGCCCGGCGCAGGCCGACGCGATCCGCGCCGCGCTGGAGGTCACGGTGGACGGCCGCCCGCTGTTCGGCACGGTGCAGTCCACGTTCAATGTCCTGGAGCCCTCGGCCGGCCCCGCCCTCGCCGAGGCGCACGCCGCCGGGCTCACCGTGATCGTGAAGGAGGGCATGGCCAACGGGCGCCTCGCCGCCGACAGCGCACCGCCCGAGGTGCGCCGTGTCGCCGAGGCGCACGGCACCGGCCCCGACGCCGTCGCGCTGGCCGCGGTGCTCCACGAGCCGTGGGCCGGCGTCGTGCTGTCCGGTGCGGCGACGACCGGCCAGCTCACGGCGAACCTGGCCGCCGCCCGCCTGCGCCTCACCCCGGACGAGCGGGCCGCCCTCACCCGGCTGGCGGAGCCCCCGGCCGCCTACTGGCAGACGCGCGCCGCCCTGCCCTGGACGTGA